In the genome of Nonomuraea sp. NBC_00507, the window GGTCCTTCGCCGAGTCCACCACCGTGGTGGCGTCACCCTGGATGACGCGCTCGTGCAACATCGGGATCGCGGCGTCGGTTCTCAGGATCGCCGCCTCGGCCTCCAGGATCGCCGCGCGCCTCGCGGCGCCGGCCTCCGTCGCCGCGGCCTTCTTCACGGCCTGGTCGACGTCCTCGTCGCACAACTTGGCCAGGTTGAAGGAGCCTTCGCAGGTGAAGTCGGCCTGCAGGTACGCCACCGGGTCGCCCGAGTCCAGCACGGTCGCGCGGGAGAGGATGAACGCGTCGAACGCGCCGGCCAGCGCGTCCTCCTCGATGTGCGCGTACTCGCGGACCACGAGCTTGACGGTGAACCCGGCGGCCTGGAGGTGTTGTTGCAGCACCGAGGCGACCTCCGGCAGCTCCGGCCGGTCGGAGTAGGTGGCCAGGGTGATCGACACGCCCTTGGCGTCCGTGGGCGCCGTGCGCCCGGTCAGGGGGCGGCGGCCCTCGGCGGCCCACGGCAGCGCGGGTCCCAGGAGGCCGCGGGCGAGGTCGGCGCGGCCCTCGTACACGCCCGTGACCAGTTGGGCGGGGTTGATGGCCGTGCGTGCGGCGGCGCGTACCCCCGGGTCCTTGAAGGGACCCGACTTGGTGTTCAGGTAGAGGGTGTTGGTGCGCGGCATCGGCACCTCGCTGATCGTCTCCTTCTGCAGCAGCGCGGCCTGTGAGACCGGCACCGCCTCGGCGATGTGCGCCTGGCCGCTGCGGATGGCGGCGGCTCGGGCGGTGCCGTCCGGCACGAAAGCGACGTCGATGCCGGTCGCCTTGGCCTTCTCACCCCAGTAGCCGTCGTAACGATCGAGGGTCGCGGTCGTGGTGCCGTTGACCCTGGTCAGCTTGAAGGGGCCGCTGCCGGTGCCGACCGGGTTCACCGTGCCGTCCGGGCCGTAGGCGCTCTCCGCGAGGATCGACAGCTGCGGCGAGGACAGACGCTGCGGTACGAGCGGGTCCGGCTCGCCTGTGGTCACCACCACCTTGTCGCCCTCCGCCTTGGCGGTCAGCTCGACGCCGTCGAGGATGCGGGGTTTGGGGGTGGCCTTGGTGGCGCGGGTCAGCACGTTGGCGGCCACCTGGGCGGTCAGCCGGGTGCCGTCGTGGAACGTCACGCCGGGGCGGACGGTGAACTCCCAGGTCCGTGCGGAGGTCCGCGCCCACGCGGTGGCGAGCCCCGGTCGCGCGTCGCCGATCTCGTCCAGGTTGATCAGGGTCTCGGCGGTGGACCAGCGCGACAGCTTGAAGGCGTCGTCGCTGAACGGCGACAGGCCCGTACGCGGGGGCAGGAGCATCGCCAATTTGATCCGCCCGCCGGTCGAGGCGGAATCCGTGCTCTGCCCGCCTGCCGGCACCGAACATGCGGCCGCGGAAAGGGCACAAGCTGCCGCCAGGGCACGCAAAAAGCTGGGGTAACGCACTGAATGTCCCTAGTTCAGGGGGATTGGGGCGATCGCGAGATTAGCACATGAAAACCGTTTCCATAGTCGGGTCTCGCCCCATTGGTGAGCATGGATACCCCTCGGGGTATAGTCGAGACATGGAACTGACCGAGGGCATGGTGGGCGACGCGCTGACCCGGCTGAAGCGGGCGCATGGCCAGCTGGCCGGGGTGATCGCGATGATCGAGGCCGGCGAGGACTGCACAAAGGTGCTGACCCAGCTGGCGGCGGTCTCCAAGGCGCTGGACCGCGCCGGATTCAAGATCGTGGCCACAGGGCTGCGGCACTGCCAGGACGCGCAGGACCGCGGCGAGCAGCCGCCGATGAGCGTGGCCGAGCTGGAAAAGCTCTTCCTGGCCCTCGCCTAGTCCAGCGGCCGCGGGCTCCGCGGCCGCATTTTTGTACGATCTACATACCCCTGGGGGTATTTTATGGACGTCATACCTTTTCGCACCCCTGGCTTGGGCGACCAGACCTATCTGCTGACGCACGAGGGCAAGGGTGCCCTCGTCGATCCGCAGCGGGACATCGACCGATTCCTTGCGGCCGCGGCCGACGTCGAGCTGCGGTTCGTGCTGGAGACCCATCTGCACAACGACTACGTCTCCGGCGCCGCGCAGGCCGCACAGCGGACCGGCGCGGAGCTGGTGCTGCCGGCCGCCGCGGCGGCCGCGTACCGGCACACGCCCGCTTTCCATATGGAGGACATCGAGGGCGGCGGGCTCACCATCCGGCCGATCCACACGCCCGGCCACACCCCTGAGCACACCAGCTACCTGGTGCTCATCGACGGCGAGCCGGTCGTGGTGTTCTCCGGTGGCAGCTTGCTGGTGGCCTCGGCCGGCCGCCCCGACCTGCTCGGCCCCGAACGCGCCCCGACGCTGGCCCGGCTCCAGCACCTCTCGCTGCGCCGGCTGGCCGCGCTGCCGCCCGGCGTCGGCCTGTACCCCACGCATGGCGAGGGCTCGTTCTGCACGGCCACGGGCGCGGGCCGGCTCACCTCCAGCATCGGCGCGGAGCTGACGGACAACCCGTTGCTGGCCATCGACGATGCCGGCGAGTTCGCCGATCGGGTGCTCGCCGATCCCCTGCCCATCCCGGCCTACTACCGGCGCATGGGCCCGGCCAACACCCTCGGTGGGGCGCCCATGCCTCCGGTCGGGGTCCCCGAGCTCGACGCCGTGTCCGCCGGCTCGCACGTGGTGGACATCCGGCCCCGTCAGGTCCAGGCGCGCGGGATGCTGCCCGGCTCGCTCGGCATCGAGCTGGACGACGACTTCGGGGCGTGGGCGGGCTGGCTGCTGCCGTACGAGGAGCCCATCACCCTCGTCGCCGAGCCCGGCCAGGACGTCGCCGAGGCCGTCACCCAGCTGGCCAGGATCGGCATCGACACCGTCCGGGGCGTCGTCCGGGAGCTGGGTGAGGCCGCCACGCAGACGTACGAGCTGCTGGAGCTGAAGGCGTTCGCCGAGCGGCTCGCCCGGCCCGGGGCGCAGCTGCTGGACGTGCGGATGCCGAGCGAGTGGGCGGCGGCCCGGGTGGAGGGCGCGGTCGAACGCTTCCTGCCCGACCTGTTCACTCTCGGCGTTCCCGCGGAGCTCGACCCGGCGCGGCCGGTCCTGGTCGCCTGCGGCAGCGGCCGCCGCTCGGCCATCGCCGCCGGGCACCTGGCCCGCCTGGGATACCGCACGGCGGCCCTCACCGGCGCCGGCGTGCCCGACCTCGCCGCCGCCTGACCCCCGACATCCGCGAGCTCTGAGGAGAACCTTCCTTGTCCCGTTTCAACGCCGCCCGCATCGACGCCGTCTCCGCCCGCTCGCTGATCGCGGCCGACCCCGGCGTGCTGCTCGTCGATGTGCGCACCCCGGCGGAGTTCCGGTCAGCGCACCTCGACGGCGCCGTCAACCTGCCGCTCGAGCAGATCGACGCCGCGCACCTGCGGCGCATCGTCGCGAGCGCCGGCGGCCCCATGGTGCTCATCTGCCAGTCCGGCAACCGCGCGGAACGCGCCCGGCAGGCGCTCGCCGGAGCCGGGTCCACCGATGTCGCCAGGTCCGTCTGATCGCCGGCACGATCGTGCTCGTCTCGGTCGTGGCGAGCCCGTGGCTGCCCGCGGCGACGATCGCCGCCGGGGTCATCGGCGGCGGCCTGACGCTCGCCGCTCTGCGCCGGGCGGCTACCGTGCCGCGGGCGGCAGCGGCGGGACCGCGTTCTTCGCCCGTTCGAGGGCCTGGTCAGGCCACCACTGACCGGCGGCCGGGGTGACGATGCCGTACACCGGGTCGGCCGGTCCCGAGGTGCCCCTGGTGCACTGGCCGTTGGAGAACCCCGGGCTGTTGAGCCACAACAACGCGTCGGCCAGCGGGCTCCCCGTGTCGGCGGTCGGCCGCGCGCCCGCACCCCGGCCGGGTGGATTGCACCATTCGTCCGGCACGGGGAACCGCCCGGCCGGCGGCTCCCATTCCCCCGCCGCGTTGCGGCTGGTGTCGACGACGAAGTGGGGCAGGCCGGGCGCGGAGTCGGGCACGGCGGCCAGAGCCGCGTCGGCGCACGGCGCCGTCCTCGACGCGACTCTCAGGTAGACACATCTGGACAGCTTGGCGGCGTACGCGAGCGACAGCTCGGTCGTGCGGTAGCCGACCATGTTGACGTAGAAGCCGTCGGCGTGGACCACCCCCGCGTTGACCAGCCGGTCGGCGATCTGGGCGAAGGCGGGCCACCCCGCCAGCCCGCCGTCGAGGTACACGGCGGTGCGGGCCAGGCCGGTGAGGGTCTCCACGGCGTACGTGAGATCGGCGTACCGCTGGGCGGCGGCGCCCTGCCCACCCTGTGGGCACTCCGGGCTGCCGGGCATCCGTGCCAGGCCGCTGGGCTCCAGGGCGACGACCGCGGGCCGGCTCCCGATGCCCTCGGCCACCGCGTCGATCCACGCCCGGTAGCTCTCGGCGTTCGGGGCGCCGCCGTTCCAGCAATCACGTCCGGGGATGTGATCGGTGACGAACGCGGGGACGGTCCGCTGCCGGTCCGCCTCGGCGACGGCGTCACGGACTGTACGGGAGATGTCGGCGGGCGAGCCTCCGGCGAGCCACATGGCCGCGGGGACCTCCGACAGGGCCCGCATGAGGGCGGCGTCGGCCGTCCTGCCCTGCGTGGACCAGGTCTGTGCCTGCCGCGCCGCGTCGTTGTCCGGCTGCACGTGGAACCGCACGCCGTCAGCGTGGAGCGGGTTCTCACCGGGGAGTTTCCGCCAGCGTGTGCCGGCGTCCTGCGCGGACGGTTCATGAAGGGCCAGTTCGGCAGGCAGGAGGCTGCGGTTGGCGGCCGCCTGAGAGACGAGGACCGCGCCTGCCGTCACCAGGGCGAGCGCGGCCAACGCCGCACCGCCCCACGCCCAACGCCGGTACGGGGCCCGACGGCGTCTGCGCCCCTTTCCCGGCCTGGTGATCGCACGCGGCTCCGGGTCGGCCGGCCGGGCCTCGGGCTCCTGGCGGGCCCCCGGGATGGTCGGCGGGAGCCGGAGACCGGTGCCCCCGGCGAGCAGGTCCACGAGCTCCGCTGCCGACGGCCGCGCCGCCGGGTTCTTGCTCAGCGCCCGCGACACCAGTTCCCCCAGCACGCCGTCCAACGCGGGAAGCACGGGGTCGTCGTGAACGACGCGGTAGAGCACCTCGTGCCCCGCTCCCCTGCCGAACGGCGGCTGCCCACCGGCCGCGAAGACCACGACGCCGGCCCAGGCGAAGACGTCGGAGGCCGGCGAGAGCGGCAGCCCGCGCACCTGCTCCGGAGACATGTACGCCGGCGTGCCCATCCTGGTGAACGACAGGGTGGTGGAGTCGGCCGCGAAGGCGAGACCGAAGTCGATGACTTTAGGCCCCACGGGGGACAGCAGCACGTTCGACGGTTTGAGATCCCGGTGGACGACGCCGGCCGCGTGGATGGCCCACAGGGCGACCGCCGTGCTCATGGCGAGCCCTTCGAGCTCCGAGCCCGACATCGGGCCCCGCTCCTTGACCGCGCGGAACAGCGTCGGCCCGGGCACGTATTCGGTGACGACGTACGCGAGGTCGCCGTCCAGATCGGCCTCGAGCACGGGCGCCGTGGAGAAGCGGGCGACCCGCTGCGTGGTCGCGACCTCGCGGCGGAAGCGCCGGCGGAACTCCGGGTCGCCGGCGAGATGCCGGTGGATGATCTTGATTGCCACCAGTCGCCGCGAAGGGCTCTGCGCCAGGTAGACGACGCCCATCCCGCCCGCGCCGAGCCGGCGGATCACGCGATGGCCGCCGACCTGCAGGGGGTCACCGCCGGTTCGCCCACCCACCGCCTCGCCGCGCTTGGTGCCGTGTGCCATCGCCCGCCCATCCAGGACCCGAGGGTCCTCCTGAGACCAGAACGCAACAGGACTCTCTCCTCCAGACAGTCGACAGGAGGTACGGATCCGGCGGCCTCCGGGTTCAGCCCTTGACAGTTGTGGCTGTATCGATAAAGTTGCCTCGCTTTACCGATCCATGTATCGGTAAAGCAACCTCCACCACCCCTGAGGGATTCATCCATGAGCAATGTCGTCGTGCCTGCCATCATCAATGTCGACGTCGAGGGTCCGGTGATCAACCGGCATCTCTACGGTCATTTCGCCGAGCATCTGGGCCGCTGCATCTACGGCGGGTTCTATGTGGGCGAGGACAGCGACCTCCCGAACGCCGGCGGCATCCGCCTGGACGTCGTCGACGCGCTGCGTGCCCTGAACATCCCCAACCTGCGCTGGCCCGGCGGCTGCTTCGCCGACGAGTACCACTGGATGGACGGCATCGGGCCGAAGGACCAGCGCCCCGCGATGGTCAACACCCACTGGGGCAACGTCGAGGAGAACAACCACTTCGGGACCCATGAGTTCATGGCCCTGTGCGAGTTGCTCGGCGCCGAGCCGTACATCAGCGGCAACGTCGGCTCGGGCACGGTCAAGGAGATGAGCGACTGGGTCGAGTACCTCACCCGCGAGGGCGACTCGCCGATGGTGCGCCTGCGCAAGGCCAACGGCCGCGAGGAGCCCTGGCGGGTGCGCTTCTGGGGGCTCGGCAACGAGACCTGGGGCTGCGGCGGCCACATGACCGCCCAGCACTACGCCGACGAGGCCCGCCGCTACGGCACCTACTGCCGCGACCACGGCGACAACAAGCTCTACCGCATCGCCGCCGGCGCGAACACCGACGACTACGCCTGGACCGAGACGCTCATGAAGCAGCTGGGCGACCTGGGCTGCGCCTACCGGCCCCAGCCGTTCTACCAGGCGCTCTCCCTGCACTACTACACGATTCCGGGCACGTGGCAGGACAAGGGCGACGCCACCGTGTTCGACACCGACGACTACTACCGCACGATGGTCCAGGCGGCGCGCATCGACGAGCTCCTCACCGGCCACTCGAACGTCATGGACTGCTACGACCCGGGCAAGAAGGTGGGCCTGGTGCTGGACGAGTGGGGCACCTGGTGGAACGTCGAGCCGGGCACGAACCCGGGCTTCCTCTACCAGCAGAACACCCTCAGGGACGCGCTGGTGGCCGGCCTGCACTTCGACATCTTCCACCGCCACGCCGACCGGCTGGTGATGGCCAACATCGCCCAGACGGTGAACGTGCTCCAGGCCATGATCCTGACCGACCCCGACTCCGGCGCGCTCGTGCTCACGCCCACGTACCACGTGTTCGAGATGAACAAGGGCCACCAGGACGCGGCCTCGCTGCGGGTCGACCTCCCGGCGGGCCTGCCCGGCAGGGAAGCGCTGAAGACGGTCTCGATCTCGGCGAGCCGCAAGGACGGACGGATGCTCGTGTCGATGTCGAACCTGGACGCGGCCGAGGCCGTCGACGTCGAGCTAGACCTGCGTGGCGGCGCCGTGGCCGGCGCGCGCTCCCGGATCCTCACCGCGGAGAAGCTGCAGGCCCACAACACGCCCGAGACGCCGGCCGCCGTCGCCCCGAGGCCTCACGAGCAGGTCACGGCGACCGCTTCCGGGCTGCGGGTGCACCTGCCCGCCCACTCCTTCGTCACCGTGGAGGCCCGCCTCGGATGACGGTCACCAGGGCCGCCGAACGCACCGCGATAGGCTCACAGGCATGGTGACCATGAACGACGTCGCCCGGCTGGCGGGTGTGTCGAAGATGACGGTCTCCAACGTGGTCAACAACCGCGCCGGGGTCAGCGACCCGGTCCGCCGCCGGGTGCTGGAGGCCATCCGGCAGTCGGGCTACCGCGTCAACCTCTCCGCCCGGACGCTCAAGTCCGGGCGGACCGGCATCATCGGCCTGGCCGTGCCGGAGATCCACAGCCCCTACTTCGGCCACCTCGCCGCCCACGTGATCGACGAGGCCGCGCAGCGGGGGTTCCACGTCGCGATCGAGCAGACCGGGGCGGCCGCCGCCGGGGAGATCGACGCGATCGCCCATTCGCACACGCTGCACTTCGACGGCCTGATCCTCAGCGCGGTCGAGCTCGGGCGGGAGGATCCACGGCTGGCCGGCGCCGGCTACCCCATCGTCATGCTCGGCGAGCGGGACTTCGGCGGCCGTTTCGACCACGTCGCCATGCCCAACGAGGAAGGCACGAAAGCGGCGACCACGCACCTGATCGACCGGGGATGCCGCAGGATCGCGATCGTCACAGGCGACGCCCTGGAGGGGGTCAACGTGGTGACCCGCCGCTACCAAGGCTACCTCGCCGCCCTCGCCGAGCACGGGCTCGAGCCCGATCCCGGGCTGCTCTTCACCGTGGGCAGGATGACGATGGAGGCCGGCCGCGAGGCGGCGCACCGCCTGGCCGGCTCCGGCCGCGAGGTCGACGGCGTGATCGCGGTCACCGACACCGTCGCGCAGGGAGTGCTCCGCGGCCTGGCCGACCGCGGCCTCCGGGTCCCCGGCGACGTCCGCATCGTCGGCTTCGACGACATCCCCGAGGCGGAGTTCATGGTGCCCTCGCTGTCCACGGTGGCGCCGGATCACCGGTGGATGGCCGCGAAGGCCGTCGAGCTGCTGACCGGCCGCATGGGGGCGCCCGCACGCGAGGCCCGTGAGCACACCGCTCCCTTCGAGCTCATGGTCCGCGAATCCACCACCTGACCGTCGCTCTACGTTAGAGTGTCGTATCATCATGGATCTGTAGCACGTTCTGGATAGAGGAGCGTCCGCTGAGCGACACACTGAGGATCGAGGACGGTCAGGATCGGGTGCTGGTCCGGCTGGACCGCCCGCACGTGCGCAACGCGATCGACGCGGCGATGGTGGCCGATCTGCACGAGGTGTGCGCCGAGTTGGAGCGCCACCCCCGGATCCTGGTGATCACCGGGTCGGACGGCGTGTTCGCCGCCGGCGCCGACATCCGGGAGCTGCGCGAGCGCCGCCGCGAGGACGCGCTCGCCGGCATCAACAGCGGCCTGTTCGACCGCATCGCCCGGCTGCCGATGCCCACGATCGCGGCCATCGACGGGCCCGCCCTGGGCGGCGGCGCGGAGCTGGCCTACGCCTGCGACTTCCGCATCGCGACCCCGCGGGCCCGGTTCGGCAATCCCGAGGCGGGGCTCGGCATCATGGCCGCCGCGGGCGCGTGCTGGCGGCTGCGCGAGCTGGT includes:
- a CDS encoding ABC transporter substrate-binding protein → MLLPPRTGLSPFSDDAFKLSRWSTAETLINLDEIGDARPGLATAWARTSARTWEFTVRPGVTFHDGTRLTAQVAANVLTRATKATPKPRILDGVELTAKAEGDKVVVTTGEPDPLVPQRLSSPQLSILAESAYGPDGTVNPVGTGSGPFKLTRVNGTTTATLDRYDGYWGEKAKATGIDVAFVPDGTARAAAIRSGQAHIAEAVPVSQAALLQKETISEVPMPRTNTLYLNTKSGPFKDPGVRAAARTAINPAQLVTGVYEGRADLARGLLGPALPWAAEGRRPLTGRTAPTDAKGVSITLATYSDRPELPEVASVLQQHLQAAGFTVKLVVREYAHIEEDALAGAFDAFILSRATVLDSGDPVAYLQADFTCEGSFNLAKLCDEDVDQAVKKAAATEAGAARRAAILEAEAAILRTDAAIPMLHERVIQGDATTVVDSAKDPRERILITTDTRLK
- a CDS encoding metal-sensitive transcriptional regulator — translated: MELTEGMVGDALTRLKRAHGQLAGVIAMIEAGEDCTKVLTQLAAVSKALDRAGFKIVATGLRHCQDAQDRGEQPPMSVAELEKLFLALA
- a CDS encoding MBL fold metallo-hydrolase → MDVIPFRTPGLGDQTYLLTHEGKGALVDPQRDIDRFLAAAADVELRFVLETHLHNDYVSGAAQAAQRTGAELVLPAAAAAAYRHTPAFHMEDIEGGGLTIRPIHTPGHTPEHTSYLVLIDGEPVVVFSGGSLLVASAGRPDLLGPERAPTLARLQHLSLRRLAALPPGVGLYPTHGEGSFCTATGAGRLTSSIGAELTDNPLLAIDDAGEFADRVLADPLPIPAYYRRMGPANTLGGAPMPPVGVPELDAVSAGSHVVDIRPRQVQARGMLPGSLGIELDDDFGAWAGWLLPYEEPITLVAEPGQDVAEAVTQLARIGIDTVRGVVRELGEAATQTYELLELKAFAERLARPGAQLLDVRMPSEWAAARVEGAVERFLPDLFTLGVPAELDPARPVLVACGSGRRSAIAAGHLARLGYRTAALTGAGVPDLAAA
- a CDS encoding rhodanese-like domain-containing protein — translated: MSRFNAARIDAVSARSLIAADPGVLLVDVRTPAEFRSAHLDGAVNLPLEQIDAAHLRRIVASAGGPMVLICQSGNRAERARQALAGAGSTDVARSV
- a CDS encoding glycoside hydrolase family 6 protein, producing the protein MAHGTKRGEAVGGRTGGDPLQVGGHRVIRRLGAGGMGVVYLAQSPSRRLVAIKIIHRHLAGDPEFRRRFRREVATTQRVARFSTAPVLEADLDGDLAYVVTEYVPGPTLFRAVKERGPMSGSELEGLAMSTAVALWAIHAAGVVHRDLKPSNVLLSPVGPKVIDFGLAFAADSTTLSFTRMGTPAYMSPEQVRGLPLSPASDVFAWAGVVVFAAGGQPPFGRGAGHEVLYRVVHDDPVLPALDGVLGELVSRALSKNPAARPSAAELVDLLAGGTGLRLPPTIPGARQEPEARPADPEPRAITRPGKGRRRRRAPYRRWAWGGAALAALALVTAGAVLVSQAAANRSLLPAELALHEPSAQDAGTRWRKLPGENPLHADGVRFHVQPDNDAARQAQTWSTQGRTADAALMRALSEVPAAMWLAGGSPADISRTVRDAVAEADRQRTVPAFVTDHIPGRDCWNGGAPNAESYRAWIDAVAEGIGSRPAVVALEPSGLARMPGSPECPQGGQGAAAQRYADLTYAVETLTGLARTAVYLDGGLAGWPAFAQIADRLVNAGVVHADGFYVNMVGYRTTELSLAYAAKLSRCVYLRVASRTAPCADAALAAVPDSAPGLPHFVVDTSRNAAGEWEPPAGRFPVPDEWCNPPGRGAGARPTADTGSPLADALLWLNSPGFSNGQCTRGTSGPADPVYGIVTPAAGQWWPDQALERAKNAVPPLPPAAR
- a CDS encoding alpha-N-arabinofuranosidase is translated as MSNVVVPAIINVDVEGPVINRHLYGHFAEHLGRCIYGGFYVGEDSDLPNAGGIRLDVVDALRALNIPNLRWPGGCFADEYHWMDGIGPKDQRPAMVNTHWGNVEENNHFGTHEFMALCELLGAEPYISGNVGSGTVKEMSDWVEYLTREGDSPMVRLRKANGREEPWRVRFWGLGNETWGCGGHMTAQHYADEARRYGTYCRDHGDNKLYRIAAGANTDDYAWTETLMKQLGDLGCAYRPQPFYQALSLHYYTIPGTWQDKGDATVFDTDDYYRTMVQAARIDELLTGHSNVMDCYDPGKKVGLVLDEWGTWWNVEPGTNPGFLYQQNTLRDALVAGLHFDIFHRHADRLVMANIAQTVNVLQAMILTDPDSGALVLTPTYHVFEMNKGHQDAASLRVDLPAGLPGREALKTVSISASRKDGRMLVSMSNLDAAEAVDVELDLRGGAVAGARSRILTAEKLQAHNTPETPAAVAPRPHEQVTATASGLRVHLPAHSFVTVEARLG
- a CDS encoding LacI family DNA-binding transcriptional regulator, whose translation is MVTMNDVARLAGVSKMTVSNVVNNRAGVSDPVRRRVLEAIRQSGYRVNLSARTLKSGRTGIIGLAVPEIHSPYFGHLAAHVIDEAAQRGFHVAIEQTGAAAAGEIDAIAHSHTLHFDGLILSAVELGREDPRLAGAGYPIVMLGERDFGGRFDHVAMPNEEGTKAATTHLIDRGCRRIAIVTGDALEGVNVVTRRYQGYLAALAEHGLEPDPGLLFTVGRMTMEAGREAAHRLAGSGREVDGVIAVTDTVAQGVLRGLADRGLRVPGDVRIVGFDDIPEAEFMVPSLSTVAPDHRWMAAKAVELLTGRMGAPAREAREHTAPFELMVRESTT
- a CDS encoding enoyl-CoA hydratase/isomerase family protein, translating into MLVRLDRPHVRNAIDAAMVADLHEVCAELERHPRILVITGSDGVFAAGADIRELRERRREDALAGINSGLFDRIARLPMPTIAAIDGPALGGGAELAYACDFRIATPRARFGNPEAGLGIMAAAGACWRLRELVGEPLAKEILLAGRVVSAEEALAVRLVNELVPEEELAAAADRLAARIAKNAPLALRLTKLALAAPPGAHPRFDDVAQAVLFETEDKHARMTAFLDKRR